The following proteins come from a genomic window of Calditrichota bacterium:
- the flgG gene encoding flagellar basal-body rod protein FlgG — translation MIRALRSAASGMYAQQLYIDTIANNLSNVNTTGFKRAKMEFQDLVYQTIQGSGNSAELDAVLPTELQIGHGVRPISIQKSFEQGNILPTGNPLDLSIDGEGFFQVGKPDGTTVYSRDGSLKISPDGGIVTSDGYRIEPTITIPADTAQIMIARDGTVSIVLIGETEPQTIGQIELARFINPAGLHSLGQNLYKETVASGPPILGNPGQEGMGMVSQGFLESSNVQIVEEMVAMIVAQRAYEVASKAIRTAEEMLTIANNLKR, via the coding sequence ATGATCCGTGCACTACGCTCTGCCGCTTCGGGCATGTATGCCCAGCAACTCTACATCGACACCATTGCCAACAACCTGTCGAACGTCAACACGACCGGATTTAAGCGAGCCAAGATGGAGTTCCAGGACCTGGTCTATCAGACGATCCAGGGCAGCGGCAACTCGGCCGAACTCGACGCTGTCCTGCCGACGGAACTACAAATCGGACACGGCGTCCGGCCTATCTCGATCCAGAAGTCGTTCGAACAGGGGAATATTCTGCCGACCGGCAACCCGCTCGACCTCTCCATCGACGGCGAAGGCTTCTTTCAGGTTGGAAAGCCGGATGGAACGACGGTCTATTCGCGCGACGGCTCGCTGAAGATATCCCCCGACGGCGGCATCGTCACCTCCGACGGCTACCGCATCGAACCGACCATCACCATTCCCGCGGATACGGCTCAAATCATGATCGCCCGCGACGGGACGGTCTCCATCGTCCTGATCGGTGAGACCGAGCCGCAGACCATCGGACAGATCGAACTTGCGCGGTTCATCAACCCGGCCGGTCTGCACAGCCTCGGACAGAATCTCTATAAGGAAACCGTCGCCTCCGGCCCGCCGATCCTCGGCAATCCGGGTCAGGAAGGCATGGGAATGGTGTCGCAAGGCTTCCTCGAATCGTCGAACGTCCAAATCGTCGAGGAAATGGTGGCGATGATCGTCGCCCAGCGCGCCTACGAAGTCGCATCCAAAGCCATTCGCACTGCCGAAGAGATGCTCACCATTGCCAACAACCTCAAGCGGTAG